One genomic window of Maribacter aquivivus includes the following:
- a CDS encoding arsenate reductase family protein — protein sequence MGVIAMDKKQITLYYSSENSIGKQLNAYVESSGKDHLTIDISKTNVTGTQWAELADGLNKNISDLVNTDHPDFKEAYGENSVDLDDDGWLKILNKNPSLLKNAIVIKGKDFIELTSASDFKQYMDPDSAGIEKPY from the coding sequence ATGGGAGTAATCGCTATGGACAAAAAACAAATAACCTTATATTATAGTTCAGAAAATTCAATAGGCAAACAACTAAATGCCTATGTTGAATCTTCTGGTAAAGATCATTTAACAATAGATATCTCTAAGACGAACGTTACAGGTACGCAATGGGCAGAATTAGCTGACGGGCTCAACAAAAATATTTCTGACTTGGTGAATACCGATCACCCAGATTTTAAAGAAGCTTATGGTGAAAATTCGGTTGACCTTGATGATGACGGTTGGTTGAAAATTTTAAACAAGAACCCGAGTTTACTCAAAAATGCCATAGTTATAAAAGGTAAAGATTTTATTGAGCTTACAAGCGCATCTGACTTTAAACAATATATGGACCCTGATAGTGCAGGTATAGAAAAGCCCTATTAA